In Mycolicibacterium mucogenicum DSM 44124, the following are encoded in one genomic region:
- the purN gene encoding phosphoribosylglycinamide formyltransferase: MQQPVHVPPTAPARLVVLASGTGSLLESVLAAAVGDYPARVVAVGTDRDCPALQIGAAAGAATFTTRLRDHLDRAAWDAALTEAVAVHQPDLVVSAGFMKILGPTFLARFQGRVLNTHPALLPSFPGAHAVAEALAYGVRVTGSTVHLVDAGTDTGPILAQEPVAVLDSDDESSLHERIKVVERRLLVDVIAAVALRGVTWSGRKAALG, from the coding sequence GTGCAGCAACCGGTTCACGTGCCCCCGACTGCGCCGGCGCGGCTCGTCGTTCTGGCGTCCGGGACCGGCTCGCTGCTGGAATCGGTGCTGGCTGCAGCAGTCGGCGACTACCCGGCGCGCGTCGTGGCCGTCGGTACGGATCGTGACTGCCCGGCGCTGCAGATCGGGGCGGCCGCCGGTGCGGCGACGTTCACCACTCGGCTGCGGGACCACCTCGACCGCGCCGCCTGGGACGCCGCACTGACCGAAGCCGTCGCAGTCCATCAGCCGGATCTGGTGGTGTCGGCGGGGTTCATGAAGATCCTCGGCCCGACGTTTCTCGCGCGCTTCCAGGGGCGGGTGCTGAACACCCACCCCGCATTGCTGCCGTCGTTTCCAGGGGCACATGCGGTGGCCGAAGCCCTGGCGTACGGCGTACGGGTCACCGGCAGCACGGTGCACCTGGTGGATGCCGGCACCGATACCGGGCCCATCCTGGCGCAGGAGCCGGTGGCGGTACTCGACAGCGATGACGAATCGTCGCTGCATGAACGGATCAAGGTCGTCGAACGACGACTGTTGGTAGATGTGATCGCCGCGGTGGCCCTCCGCGGCGTGACGTGGAGTGGACGAAAGGCGGCCCTAGGATGA
- a CDS encoding DUF5336 domain-containing protein, which produces MTYQPGNPGYPPAQQPGQYGNQYGGPTQQFNRLPEQIPAAPAAPAGPSKLPEYLTIAVAALGLLIFGFNFAPQLGAGGLDAGTGSILTQAPIVVAVLAALLAGVSLLPKQKSFKSWVAILAVLALLLVVNEIVQAPKGIEVEWGLYVVLALSVLQAGSAVAALLLDAGVIQPPAPRPQADPYNYGGPAQGYNPQAQYYGQQPQQQYGQQTGQHFGQQGGYQPQSQNGPIGGYTGAQSASQHGADSGPPTPPTGFPAFGQPQQSAGQSSAPQQSSGQGPSASEAVAGSSSFTSSPSVPGATGSGSEPTTTFQQPPAPQ; this is translated from the coding sequence ATGACGTACCAGCCCGGTAACCCCGGCTACCCGCCCGCCCAACAGCCCGGCCAGTACGGCAACCAGTACGGCGGGCCGACCCAGCAGTTCAACCGTCTGCCCGAGCAGATCCCGGCTGCGCCTGCGGCGCCGGCCGGCCCGAGCAAACTGCCGGAGTACCTGACCATCGCGGTCGCGGCGCTCGGCCTGCTCATCTTCGGCTTCAACTTCGCGCCCCAGTTGGGTGCGGGAGGCCTGGATGCGGGCACCGGCAGCATCCTGACCCAGGCGCCGATCGTCGTCGCCGTGCTGGCCGCGCTGCTCGCCGGCGTCAGCCTGCTGCCCAAGCAGAAGAGCTTCAAGTCGTGGGTCGCGATCCTCGCGGTGCTGGCCTTGCTGCTGGTGGTCAACGAGATCGTGCAGGCGCCCAAGGGCATCGAGGTCGAGTGGGGCCTCTATGTCGTGCTCGCGCTGTCGGTGCTGCAGGCCGGTAGCGCTGTTGCGGCGCTGCTGCTGGACGCCGGCGTCATCCAGCCGCCCGCACCGCGTCCGCAGGCCGATCCGTACAACTACGGCGGACCGGCGCAGGGCTACAACCCGCAGGCTCAGTACTACGGCCAGCAGCCTCAGCAGCAGTACGGCCAGCAGACCGGCCAGCACTTCGGTCAGCAGGGTGGCTACCAGCCGCAGTCCCAGAACGGTCCCATCGGCGGCTACACCGGTGCACAGAGCGCGTCGCAGCACGGCGCCGACTCGGGTCCGCCGACCCCGCCGACCGGGTTCCCCGCGTTCGGTCAGCCGCAGCAGTCGGCCGGCCAGTCGTCGGCCCCGCAGCAGTCGTCGGGTCAGGGTCCGTCGGCGTCCGAGGCCGTGGCCGGATCGTCGTCGTTCACCTCGTCGCCCAGCGTTCCGGGCGCGACGGGATCCGGCTCGGAGCCGACGACGACCTTCCAGCAACCCCCGGCTCCGCAGTAA
- the sfnG gene encoding dimethylsulfone monooxygenase SfnG produces MTTERIADHVKFAYWVPNVSGGLVTSDIEQRTDWNYEYNKKLAQTAENNGFEYALSQVRYEASYGAEYQHESTSFSLALLLATERLKVIAAVHPGLWQPAVLAKLGATADHLSNGRFAVNVVSGWFKDEFTHLGEPWLEHDERYRRSAEFLQVLRKIWTEDDVDFRGDFYRIHDFTLKPKPLNTAERPNPELFQGGNSSAARRNGGYYADWYFSNGKDFDGVTEQIVDVRDHARQVAREVRFGLNGFIIARDTEKEAKEVLKEIVAKANRPAVEGFRQAVQQAGNSTGDKKGMWADSSFEDLVQYNDGFRTKLIGTPEQIAERIAAYRKRGVDLILGGFLHFQEEIEYFGAKVLPLVREIEEAEQDAAEAPIRVPA; encoded by the coding sequence ATGACGACCGAACGCATCGCCGACCACGTCAAGTTCGCCTACTGGGTGCCCAACGTCAGCGGCGGCCTGGTGACCAGTGACATCGAGCAGCGGACCGACTGGAACTACGAATACAACAAGAAGCTCGCGCAGACCGCGGAGAACAACGGCTTCGAGTACGCCCTGAGCCAGGTCCGGTATGAGGCCAGCTACGGCGCCGAATATCAGCACGAATCAACGAGTTTCAGCCTCGCGCTGCTCCTGGCGACCGAACGCCTGAAGGTGATTGCAGCCGTTCACCCGGGCCTCTGGCAGCCGGCGGTGCTCGCGAAACTGGGAGCGACGGCCGACCACCTCTCGAACGGCCGCTTCGCCGTCAACGTCGTCTCCGGTTGGTTCAAGGACGAGTTCACGCACCTGGGCGAGCCCTGGCTGGAACACGACGAGCGCTACCGCCGCAGCGCCGAGTTCCTCCAGGTCCTGCGCAAGATCTGGACCGAGGACGACGTCGACTTCCGCGGCGACTTCTACCGAATCCACGACTTCACGCTGAAGCCCAAGCCGCTCAACACGGCCGAGCGCCCCAACCCGGAACTGTTCCAGGGCGGCAACTCGAGCGCGGCGCGCCGCAACGGCGGCTATTACGCCGACTGGTACTTCTCCAATGGCAAGGACTTCGACGGCGTGACCGAGCAAATCGTCGACGTCCGCGACCACGCCCGCCAGGTTGCCCGGGAGGTCCGGTTCGGGCTGAACGGCTTCATCATCGCGCGCGACACCGAGAAAGAGGCGAAAGAAGTCCTCAAGGAGATCGTCGCGAAGGCCAACCGGCCGGCAGTCGAAGGGTTCCGCCAGGCCGTGCAGCAGGCCGGCAACTCGACCGGCGACAAGAAGGGCATGTGGGCGGATTCGAGCTTCGAAGACCTGGTGCAGTACAACGACGGTTTTCGTACCAAGTTGATCGGAACCCCGGAACAGATCGCCGAACGGATTGCTGCCTACCGCAAACGTGGCGTCGATCTGATCCTCGGTGGCTTCCTGCATTTCCAGGAGGAAATCGAGTACTTCGGAGCCAAGGTGCTGCCGTTGGTGCGGGAAATCGAGGAGGCGGAACAGGACGCCGCGGAGGCGCCGATTCGCGTCCCGGCCTGA
- a CDS encoding DUF6350 family protein, translated as MDNRPVGTRQARDLLRVAFGPSGIALAIIAALVLIQLVIANSDLTGAFGAMASMWLGVHGVPVSIGGAELGVMPLAPLLAMVWGTARTTAAATRPGASWFVVRWIVASALGGPLLIAAIALAVIHDASSVLTELQTPSALQAFGCVLAVHAVGAAIGVGSRLQGRLLTDAHLPYWLPEALRGAVAGVLALLGLSGLVAVGSMVVHWSTMHDLFGITDSVFGQLSLTVLSALYIPNVMVGAAAVAVGSSVHVGLATFSSFTVLGGDVPAVPVLAAVPSPPLGPVWVALLIIAAASAVAVGQQCSRRPAPWPIAFAKLAVASLLAAVMMVLLAIAGSGRLGNFGELGVDQTTFGPAVFLWFVSIGGLTVAMAGGLTRRPARPAPVAPAAPVDEEPYGDDVADVVEDDEPITEKLIGDVSAAAADVDDDSHFAGGPAFEQATESEREPDPEPAAKPAEPRRPARPEPDMTPAPAEAYQSGTTDRIGEHVAFDPDEDPEAHFVVDDDGH; from the coding sequence GTGGATAACCGACCAGTCGGTACGCGCCAGGCGCGTGACCTGCTTCGGGTTGCGTTCGGCCCGTCGGGCATCGCCCTGGCGATCATCGCCGCGCTGGTGCTGATCCAGTTGGTCATCGCCAACAGCGATCTGACCGGTGCGTTCGGCGCGATGGCCAGCATGTGGCTGGGCGTGCACGGCGTGCCGGTGTCGATCGGCGGCGCCGAGCTCGGCGTGATGCCGCTGGCCCCGTTGCTGGCGATGGTCTGGGGCACGGCCCGCACCACGGCCGCGGCGACGCGGCCGGGTGCGTCCTGGTTCGTGGTCCGGTGGATCGTCGCGTCGGCGCTCGGTGGACCACTGCTGATCGCGGCGATCGCGCTCGCGGTGATCCACGATGCGTCGTCGGTGCTCACCGAGCTGCAGACCCCGAGTGCACTCCAGGCGTTCGGCTGCGTCCTGGCGGTGCACGCGGTCGGTGCGGCCATCGGTGTCGGCTCGCGCCTGCAGGGGCGGCTGCTGACCGACGCGCACCTGCCGTACTGGCTGCCCGAGGCGTTGCGCGGGGCCGTCGCCGGCGTGTTGGCGCTGCTCGGCCTGTCGGGATTGGTCGCGGTCGGCTCGATGGTCGTGCACTGGTCGACGATGCACGACCTGTTCGGCATCACCGATTCGGTGTTCGGCCAGCTCAGCCTCACCGTGCTGTCGGCGCTGTACATCCCGAACGTGATGGTCGGCGCCGCCGCGGTGGCCGTCGGCTCGAGTGTGCACGTCGGGCTGGCCACGTTCAGTTCTTTCACGGTGCTCGGCGGCGATGTGCCCGCCGTGCCGGTGCTGGCAGCCGTGCCGTCGCCCCCGCTGGGGCCGGTATGGGTGGCGCTGCTGATCATCGCGGCGGCCTCGGCGGTGGCGGTGGGCCAGCAGTGTTCCCGGCGCCCGGCCCCGTGGCCGATTGCTTTCGCCAAGTTGGCGGTCGCATCGCTCCTGGCCGCGGTGATGATGGTCCTGCTCGCGATCGCCGGCAGCGGTCGCCTGGGCAACTTCGGTGAGCTCGGGGTCGATCAGACGACGTTCGGGCCTGCGGTTTTCCTGTGGTTCGTCTCGATCGGCGGTCTCACGGTCGCCATGGCCGGCGGCCTCACCCGCCGTCCGGCCCGGCCGGCACCCGTCGCGCCGGCTGCGCCCGTCGACGAGGAACCGTATGGCGATGACGTGGCCGACGTCGTCGAGGATGACGAACCCATCACAGAGAAGCTGATCGGTGACGTGTCGGCTGCCGCCGCGGATGTGGACGACGATTCGCATTTCGCGGGTGGCCCGGCATTCGAGCAGGCCACCGAGTCGGAACGCGAACCCGACCCGGAGCCCGCGGCCAAACCCGCCGAACCGCGCCGGCCGGCACGTCCGGAACCGGACATGACCCCGGCGCCGGCGGAGGCCTATCAATCCGGCACCACCGATCGCATCGGTGAGCACGTCGCCTTCGACCCCGACGAGGACCCTGAGGCGCATTTCGTCGTCGACGACGACGGCCACTAG
- a CDS encoding LLM class F420-dependent oxidoreductase — MDYGLVLFTSDRGIKPAAAAKLADDHGFTTFYVPEHTHIPIKRQAAHPTTGDETLPDDRYMRTLDPWVALGSAASVTSRVRLSTAVALPVEHDPITLAKSIATLDHLSGGRVSVGVGFGWNTDELQDHNVPPARRRTMLREYLEAMRALWTQEEAEYDGEFVKFGPSWAWPKPVQSHVPILVGAAGTEKNFKWIAKSADGWITTPRDFDIDEPVKLLQDTWAAAGRSGAPTIVALDFKPDADKLARWKKLGVTEVLFGLPDSDDATVSAYVEKLAKKLSDFGI, encoded by the coding sequence ATGGACTACGGGCTCGTACTTTTCACCAGCGACCGCGGCATCAAGCCCGCCGCCGCCGCCAAACTGGCCGACGATCACGGCTTCACCACCTTCTACGTGCCCGAACACACGCACATCCCGATCAAGCGCCAGGCGGCCCACCCGACCACCGGTGACGAGACGCTGCCCGACGACCGCTACATGCGGACGCTGGATCCGTGGGTCGCGCTCGGCTCGGCCGCGTCGGTGACGTCGCGGGTGCGGCTGTCGACCGCCGTGGCGCTGCCCGTTGAGCACGACCCCATCACCCTCGCGAAGTCGATTGCGACGCTGGATCACCTTTCTGGCGGCCGGGTGTCGGTCGGCGTCGGATTCGGTTGGAACACAGACGAACTCCAGGACCACAACGTCCCGCCGGCCCGGCGGCGCACCATGCTCCGCGAGTACCTCGAGGCGATGCGTGCGCTGTGGACCCAGGAAGAAGCCGAGTACGACGGTGAATTCGTGAAGTTCGGGCCGTCGTGGGCCTGGCCGAAGCCCGTGCAGTCGCACGTCCCGATCCTGGTCGGCGCGGCCGGCACCGAGAAGAACTTCAAGTGGATCGCCAAGTCGGCCGACGGCTGGATCACGACGCCGCGCGACTTCGACATCGACGAGCCTGTCAAGCTGCTGCAGGACACCTGGGCCGCGGCCGGCCGTTCGGGTGCGCCGACCATCGTCGCGCTGGACTTCAAGCCCGACGCCGACAAGCTGGCGCGCTGGAAGAAGCTCGGTGTGACCGAGGTGCTGTTCGGGTTGCCGGACAGCGACGACGCGACCGTGTCGGCGTATGTCGAGAAGCTGGCGAAGAAGCTGAGTGACTTCGGGATCTGA
- the purH gene encoding bifunctional phosphoribosylaminoimidazolecarboxamide formyltransferase/IMP cyclohydrolase yields the protein MTRRPIRRALISVYDKTGLAELARGLHEAGVTLVSTGSTAKTIAAEGIPVTPVEEVTGFPEVLDGRVKTLHPRVHAGLLADTRKAEHLAALDELGVEAFELVVVNLYPFTQTVASGASEDECVEQIDIGGPSMVRAAAKNHPSVAVVVDPLGYDGVLAAVRDGGFTLEERKKLASLAFRHTAEYDVAVASWMGSVLVPGDDEASAAGMPAWLGSTWRRTDVLRYGENPHQKAALYSDDAGWPGLAQAEQLHGKEMSYNNYTDADAAWRAAFDHEDICVAIIKHANPCGIAVSSISVADAHRKAHECDPLSAFGGVIAANTAVTEEMAETVADIFTEVIVAPAFEPGAVEILSRKKNIRILVASEPEGAAVEYRQVSGGLLVQQRDALDAAGDDPLNWTLATGSPADPETLADLVFAWRACRAVKSNAIVVAANGATVGVGMGQVNRVDAARLAVERGGDRVKGAVAASDAFFPFPDGLETLTNAGVKAIVHPGGSVRDDEVTAAAAAAGITLYLTGARHFAH from the coding sequence ATGACGCGACGACCGATTCGGCGCGCGCTGATCAGCGTGTACGACAAGACCGGCCTGGCTGAGCTGGCCCGCGGGCTGCACGAGGCCGGCGTGACCCTGGTCTCGACCGGTTCGACGGCGAAAACCATTGCTGCCGAGGGTATCCCGGTGACTCCCGTCGAAGAGGTCACCGGCTTCCCGGAGGTGCTCGACGGCCGCGTCAAGACGCTGCACCCGCGCGTGCACGCCGGCCTGCTGGCCGACACCCGCAAGGCCGAGCACCTCGCCGCGCTCGATGAGCTCGGGGTCGAGGCGTTCGAACTCGTTGTGGTGAACCTGTATCCGTTCACCCAGACCGTGGCGTCGGGCGCTTCCGAGGACGAGTGCGTCGAGCAGATCGACATCGGCGGCCCGTCGATGGTCCGCGCTGCGGCGAAGAACCACCCGAGCGTCGCCGTCGTCGTCGACCCGCTGGGGTACGACGGTGTGCTGGCGGCCGTTCGGGACGGTGGCTTCACGCTCGAAGAGCGGAAGAAGCTGGCGTCGTTGGCTTTCCGCCACACCGCCGAGTACGACGTGGCCGTCGCGTCCTGGATGGGTTCGGTGCTGGTGCCCGGCGACGACGAGGCATCCGCTGCCGGTATGCCCGCGTGGCTCGGTTCGACCTGGCGCCGCACCGACGTGCTGCGCTACGGCGAGAACCCGCACCAGAAGGCCGCGCTCTACAGCGACGACGCCGGCTGGCCGGGACTGGCCCAGGCCGAGCAGCTGCACGGAAAAGAGATGTCCTACAACAACTACACCGACGCCGATGCGGCATGGCGGGCGGCGTTCGACCACGAGGACATCTGCGTGGCGATCATCAAGCATGCCAACCCGTGTGGCATTGCGGTGTCGTCGATCTCGGTTGCCGATGCGCACCGCAAGGCGCACGAGTGCGACCCGCTGAGCGCGTTCGGTGGCGTCATCGCGGCCAACACCGCGGTGACCGAGGAGATGGCCGAGACCGTCGCCGACATCTTCACCGAGGTGATCGTCGCTCCTGCCTTCGAACCGGGCGCCGTTGAAATCCTGAGCCGCAAGAAGAACATTCGTATCCTGGTGGCCAGCGAACCTGAGGGCGCCGCAGTCGAATACCGTCAGGTCAGCGGTGGCCTGCTGGTGCAGCAGCGCGACGCGCTCGACGCCGCGGGCGACGACCCGCTGAACTGGACACTGGCGACCGGCAGCCCGGCCGATCCGGAGACGTTGGCCGACTTGGTGTTTGCGTGGCGCGCGTGCCGCGCGGTGAAGTCGAACGCCATCGTGGTCGCCGCCAACGGCGCCACCGTCGGTGTCGGCATGGGCCAGGTGAACCGCGTCGACGCGGCCCGGCTGGCGGTCGAGCGGGGTGGTGACCGAGTCAAGGGCGCCGTCGCTGCCTCCGATGCCTTCTTCCCGTTCCCGGACGGTCTGGAGACCTTGACCAACGCCGGCGTGAAAGCCATTGTGCACCCGGGTGGTTCGGTCCGCGACGACGAAGTGACCGCGGCCGCCGCCGCTGCGGGCATCACGCTGTACCTGACCGGGGCACGGCACTTCGCCCACTAG